ttatattttaatactttttatatatacttttaccctaaaatactttttcatatatagaaatatgtgtgtgtgtacatatatatatatataggaagacccattgattttttttatgccTAGAACATTTCCAATTCCAGCAGGCTTGTAAAGATTTACATCACAAATAATGTATTGAAATGTACTAAGCAAAAAGCACCTAAAAATATGTATCATTTATTGTGTAAATATCTCTTTATGAGCTCTCTATGCCTAGCACTGCTCTAATAACTAAATGTAACAAGCTGGGTACAGGGAACAGCTAAGCAAGGCACTGAGTACCAGCTCTGACTGGGaacagaggagggaaaaagtctcatttttaaaaatctaaatgttGTACTTGATATTTGTACCAGAACAACTGTCCTGACCCTTCACCTGCTCTCAGTGACCCAATGATCAGGCCCAGGGGAGTTACAAAGCTCTCTGTGACTTGGGCAATTGGAGGGCAGCAAATCACATTTATTCCTGCTACTGTTTATCATGTGTACTGCAACTGAGACaatttaatttgatttcctAGTACAGCTGGATGATAAAAACAAAGCTCTCAGAAAACTGCatcctgtgcagctgcagtttgaAATGTAGTGTGTTTGTGATGATGACTGTAGTGCCCAGAACAGGAACTGCAGGAACACTTACCTTCAAAGATCTCCTAGATCTTTTCTAGGAGCTCAGTTTACCCAATGGTTGCATATTCTGCCTTCACAGGCTGCTATGTTTCTGGTCTGTTCCTGGAAGGAGCAGACTGGGACATAGAGCAGGGCTGCCTCACCCAGAGCAAGCCCCGTGTCCCGGTGGTGGAGCTGCCCATCCTGAAGATCATCCCCATAGAAGCACACAGGCTCAGACTGCAGGTGAGGCTCCTGAATTACCTTCCttctgctgtcacagctccccagctggcaggccctgctctctctgcccagAAGCTGCATTTTATCATTACCACTCCCACATAAAGCACCTGGTTTAACACTTCTTCTTACACTACCCATCattacagtttttttcttctaaggGGGTTGATGCATTTGttgtctcttttctcttcagGCACTCTTACACTTCCCCCTActctttcaaatatttcccaTCCCCAGTAAACAACATAAAGGACATTTTCTGGGTAGTGGCTATTTAAGACCTCtaacaaaaaggaaatttctgaaGCCAGTCCTCTCTCCTGGAGGCCCTCATTGTTTGCAGTTgcatgcagcagctcaggcactgctcagtgtccgtgctgcctcctcctgcagaaCACACTCCGGACCCCGGTGTACACGACCTCCATGCGCCGCAACGCCATGGGCTTCGGCCTGGTCTTTGAAGCTGACCTGTACACCACCAGGCACATTTCCCACTGGGTCCTCCAAGGAGTGTGTCTCACCCTCAATGCTGAATGACAGCCAAAAATAGGCACCATGTTCTTCCCccagaatgaaaaccttcagAGGCGCAGGGAGAAACCCTGAACCCAGGCAGAGATCGGCACCATGGGTGGGGTTGCATTCACTTAGGCACACCTGACTTTAGTTAGTATTAGCTTGGTTGTATTATACTCCCAATAAATGCGTTTGAGGAATAGTGGTTTTTTTGTAATTCCTTTTGGAATGGCTCCAAGCCAGTCTGTGGCTGCAAAGAGAGAGTAAATTGGTCCAGCACACACAAAGACCAAGGTTTGCCTGGGTGGTTGTAAGAAATGTCTTTAATTGCCCAAAGCATCACTTCTGCACTGCCTGGAAGCGGTGCCTTCCACCAGCCTCCAACAAATGGCAGGGTAGGTCACTCATACAACACATGACCATAAAAATATGGTGCCAACAACCAAAGTAACCAAACCTGGTTACTGCTGGTTAACGCAATACACATAAACCCAGTAAACCTCAGAGTAACAACCTTGCTTTAACCAACCCCTTTCTGATCCCTCCCCACCACTTGTGAAACAAATTACTTTCACAGAGCCAGCAAGGCGTGAGGCTGAGGCGGGTCTGGGGCTTTGGGACAGCGAGTGACAGAGGGTGCAGAGGGCAGAGCCTTGCCCGGGGTCAGCCCTGCTGGAAGGGTCATGCTGCGGGCATCGAGCGGGACCACGGGcgggagagcagctctgccagcctgccaGGCCTGGCCGGGGACGCTGACAGTGGGccaaggctctgcagggacacacaccAACACAGCTCCAGAAAAAGCTTACAAGGGGCAAACTACAGCTGGCGAGGGGAGGGGACGGGGCAGGCAGGGATCCTTCATCAGCTGTCACAGAGAATACACGTTCCAAAATTTTAAAGGCACATCATAAGCTTAGCAGCATTTGGGAGCCAGTGTTTCTTGCTGGTCCTACTCAGAGGCTGCAGACAAGAGTGAAGCAGAGGTGAACAGAATGTAAGAAAAATGGACAAACTAGTGCTCCTATCCCAAAACTATATACCCTCCCAGCTCCTAGTATGCCTTtctttcctaggaaaaaaacaaacaaaaaaaaagaatcaagtAGTCTAACAGCTGTTGGGTCTACCTGCTACTTACTAGAAAGGAGTAGGGGAATCTGGTCAAGTGCAAGGCAAGTCCATCCCAATCCACAAGGACAGAAAGCAAGGATGCCAGGTTCTCCTGTATGGATCAGTCACATCACTTACAACTAAATACATTTTAGAAGGGCAGCTCAGGTTTCtaggctggcagcagccagcactctCTGATGATGCCCAGAACAAGACTAAGGTttttaggaaacaaaaataatcccTTTACAAAAAAAGTGCAGATTAGAGCATAAAGAACCATTCCATATTGGATAGCCAGTTACATTTCCTCCCTGAAAAGGAGCTCTGAGCCAGTATGGAAGGTGCTACAAGTGCAGTGTACTGACTAGCGTAAAATGTGTCGTGAAGctatttgattaaaaaaaccccaaaacgATCCCCACAAACAACCCAGTGTTCATACTCTTTCTATGAGGGTTGTTAACCGTTTAAATGGTGCTTCCCCCACCCATATTTTACTTAAAGCcacaaaccaaaatatttagGATTAATCAAGTAGTGcttgctggggctctggggacgTCCTTAGGTCATTAAAGTGAACGTACACGTGCCCaactttcagtgctgctgctgctgctgctgtggcagaggtCAGTGATGGCTCTAGAGTGCTCACACACCCAGTGGAGACAAGAGACCCCCCCTGCCAGGCCAAGTTACCAGCCAAGACGTGTGGCTGCAGTGTGAGGGAGGGGTGTTCTCTCTAAGAGCTCTCACTAACGCAGCCCGTGCCTTTGCCCACATGTGCAGTTACACTAAACAGAGCAGCACTTGGAAGCAAGCGGTCAGGTCCCCCTGATTTGGCCACAGCATGGAGTGGTTAAATACCTTGCCATATGAACACAGTCCTAGGAGGTTTCGTTAGAGCAAAATGTATTAATGATGTACCCGGGAGGAGTTTGGCATGCATGGGGCATCAAAAGAAACTTCACCGCAGGTGCTATTTACCCTACAGGCTCACAGTGCATAACCAGCACAGAACAGCGCTTCCTTGGTGCTCTCAGACAGTTCTGTCTGTCCCCGAGTGCTTTCTGACCACTTTGCTTCCATGGACCTGATCCACTGCCAGGGTCTCCACCTCCTGCGGGGGCTGGGTGGGCGCGGCGTGGTGGATGCGATGAGCTACCCCGATGTGCGCCTTGTGCGGCTTCTCGCGGGCGGGGCTGTGCGACTCGCCGGGTGCGCGATCCGAAGGGATCGGTGGGATGACCAACGGCCTCTCCTTGATCAGCTGCACCTCTGCCGTTTCCCTGGCCAGCAGAAAGGGCGTGGGATCAGGCATGGCATCCACGGGCTCTCGCAGCACCAGCTTCCGGCTCTCTGAGCCTATTCTGTAGGCCTCTTCGAACTCGGGGTTCAGCGGCGTGGACAGGCTCTTCTTCATCCTGCGCCGCGGCGTCTCGGGCAGTTTGTCCTTGGGAGGGGACGGTTTGTAGCTGGACAGCACGGGGCTGCCAGAGGGGGTCCCCTCCGAAGTCCCGCTGGCACTCATCAGCTTCTTCTTGGCCGCGTGCAGCTGAGAGGTCAGATAGGCAATCGTGCTCGCTCTCTGCTCCAGTTCACTGGACAACATATTGAGCTTatggcttttcatttttaactcttccaaatacttcttttctctttctttgatAGTGTTTTCCAGCACCATTATCATCGCGTTCTTCTGTTCAAGTTCTTTCAACaattcagtgttttcagctTCTTTGATTTTCAGTTGAGCTTCAAGATCTTTGCACTTACTTTTGAGTTCATCACTTCTTGAACCACCACTTTCTAGAAGAACGGGAGAAGCAGAAGTGTTTCAAATTTACAACAACTATTATGTAAAACAGTACACTAGGGCTCCTCTTGCCGTCCCTGAGTGGAATCCAAAAGATGAACTTCAGTCATCCCACACCATCCCTGATCCAGGGGGTTAATCTCAGggaattattttattcctgcTCTTTACCTGTTGTTAACATAATGCATATAAAATAACTAGGACCTAGTGTATAcaaacacacatatataaatatgaaagCTCTGAGCACCAGCTCAgccaagttttaaaaatagtcTCACTCTTCTGCCCCTAAAATTTGTGTCCTGTGTTCCCATATAGCAAGCAGGGAACTGTCTAGTGGAGTCAGCAGTTCCAGGTGCTATTCCTGGCTCTTTTACAGATTTCCTGTGTGACCTTGGGAAAGAACTTTTGATGTTTACTTCACAAATAAATAAGTCTGGagagtagaaaagaaaatacaaacattgaaaaaaaattagtaaattgAACatggacattaaaaaaaaaaaaagccatgtaTTTCTTACCTGATGAATCTGAACTCTTTACAGTCAGCTCATAGGttaaatctgaggaaaaaaaattgtttttttttgttagaacATCATCATAGAGCCCATACATCACCTGGTGAGCAGATGTACAATGGCAGCTTTcaataaatacagaattaacTCTTCCCACTGCCCAAAGCAAGAAGGGAGATTCACTGCAAATTAGCAAATATGCAAAACAACTGAACTACCagctttttaaagaacaaatgaaaaacttGGCTTTGATCAGCCAGTTTGCTATGAGATATAAACTGCAGACCCCACATCCACCCTGGGaagcagcccctccagggatggtacCTGTGCAGCGCTGCTGCAGGCGGCGCAGCTCCGCGTGCAGCCCCTTCAGGGTGTTGGTGTGTTCCcgctgcaggaagagcaggttCTTCTGGGCACTCTGCAGCTGGTTCTCCAGGGTTGAGGTGGCCATCTtgaccctgccagggaacagaCATGGAATTGTGATGGTGAGTTACTTTGCACATATGGGGATCCTCCCTCTGTAGCCATGATCAGCAGGTATGGCTGAATTCTACTGTTAATGCATTAAATGATGTGTGATCATCAAATGCCACAAAAGGTTTTTCTGCTTCAGGACTATTTCGGTTACAAGTGCTCCAAGTTCATCAAAAGCCTAATTATACTGtaggcaggagcagggaactCATTTGTTTGGAGTCAACACATTTAAAGGATTAACTTCAGACAGTCTAAGTCATTAATCCTGTTAGAAGTTAAAAGCAGAGTTCTGAGGAATGGGCTACTGTGCCCATCTTGCTGGACACAGGGATTGGTAAAATCCTCGCAAGAACAAGGGAGAAAGCACTAAGATGCAGCAGCTCTAAgtgaaaaggcaaagcaggggtctgagcacagccaggctggtggcactgccatggATGTGGCTGCCATGGGTGCCCAAACTGATGTGGGCACTGGCACAAGggaagctctggctgctcttGGGTTTCCTCAACACCGGGTTCAATGACACAGAGCAAGACAAGGATAATGCTTCactcaaagagaaaaacagatttttcttgctCAGGTTACAAGTACATGGAAACCTGTTCCACCACTGGGCTTCCCTTACAGAACAGCCTTGTAAAAGTAAGCCTTGGCTAcagcagtgctcacacacaAATACAGACACAGAAAGATGCTGACAGACATCCTTGAAGACCCCTGTGCAGCCAGTAGGAAAGGCTAAATTCTGTTGTATGTGTAGAAATCATTACAGTAATTAGGTTACAAGGATAAGTGAAGAGTCAGAACTCCTGTTGCCTGGACAACCATCTGCAGTGGCACTGCAACTATGCCTGGAATTATGGGACCCCACAAGGTGTCCAGGATGGACCTTAATGGGTTTGCCTTGGCATGGCAAGTGTTATCCTTTGGGACTCTTTGGTATGGAGTCTTATggcaagaatttttttctaccAGTTTAAAATTGGTAGAGCATATGCTCAGAGCAAGTGACACACTTTTGCTATTCCTAAACATATCACAGccctgaatttaattttatacttttattcCCCAAAAGAACACCAGACTTGGTGCTCTCCTGCATCTTGGTGACACACTAAAGCACCTGGGGATGAGGTGTagaaatcacacacacagagccctcctGATTTCAACAGTGACCTGAACTGACTTATTCCTACACAAACAAATATTTgattgttaaaaaaatgaaatgaaggtGTGAAAGATGTTAAGAAATCCACTTCTGTGCCTGAGCCAAACAGCCTGGTTACCTTGTACCAGGGATCAAGGATTAAGTTCAGAGCCCAGGAATGTGGGAGGTGGTGCCAACTGTGCCGAGTGAATGGGTCATGCCATCGTtagcaaacaagcaaaaattaTGGACCAAACACATTCTAAAAAGAGATTTCTAGGGTGGTTAAACAAATTTGGCAACACATCACTGTTGCCATCATTGCCACACTAGTGGTCCCTCAGAGCTGTTGGAAGGGGCACTACACAGTCACAGCAATTACTGTGGGGCACCATTAATTCTGAGGAGTGAGGATATTTAAGCTGTGATACATTTTCAAAGTGACATCCTCTGGCTTGCAAAGCTGACATCAGACAGACAGGAGCTTTACTGAATCATCCCATTCCCTCAGTGTTCATCCTGCTCTGATCCACCGAGCATGACAGCAGGATaaagccacagctggagctctgaCTGTGCAGGACACTGGGGCTCAGAGGGGATCCTTAATCGAGGAATGTatttcccaaaagaaaaccTAAGCTGTCATAGAAGCAGGTGAAAGAAAAGCCTCCACACAATAGCCCAGAGCTTCTGTTCTTACAATGGGTATTAATGGTGGCTTTACACCTGTAACTGTAACCTGAACAGGAAAATACTTGCCtgaataggaaaatatttcatcacCAGCAACTGATAGTAATTGTTCATAGCTCAGTCCTTGCAAATAAACATGTTCATTAAAAACTAGTTCCTAaatgttcaaaacaaaaaaccagaacaagGCTCTCACTATTAATCTCCTCAATTGCTTTTTCACTTTGATCTTCTGCATCTGAAAGATCACACCAGGATTACctgctctgaagaaaacaaatacaatCAGAGGCAAGTGAGTGTTATGGGCttaggaagaaaacaagaactACCAGCACCAGAGCATCatcatccctgcagcagcattaAGTTAATCAGTGAGAGCCATTAAATCAACCCACAATGAGTTTtagctgcagcccctctgcactAAGGTGTTTCCCACAACCCTCTGCAGcctttctgtgcttctctccctcacagcagcctgggtgtctgctgtccttctccttcccttcaaGGGAAGCCTCCATGGATGTGTGGGCAGCAGATCCAGTTCCAAACCCACTCACCCACTCAAGCCTttttccacagcacagccagcactgcgaggtctgtcccctgtgctctgggaaacAACCAAAACCATCTACTGTCAAACCAGGGAAAGGGGAAGTGTCTTGCACAGACAGTCACTATACAGAGACATAGATTTGCTATGTCCCATAGTCCTGGGATTGCACTAAGCTGATTCCATCTCAGGCTCTCTGAAACAAGAAGTCAAACACCAcaagagaaacagcaaatgCAGAAGTCAGTGGTGCCCTTTATAGCCCAGAAGAACAATCTCCACCTCCCACCATGGAAATTGGTGGGACAAGCTCCCAAATCTACCAGGCTCTGGCTGGATGCCAGCAGATAAATGATACCAGTGCTGGGAAGAACACTGACTGCATCCACAGCACAAAGTTCTGTCACCAtggtttttcccccttccccattgtctccaaacaaaaaaagtttgctATGTTCTTACACAAACAGAACTGTGCAATGCAGAGCTTGGCAAAGTCCCCTGGGAACGTGCAGAGCATTTGGGAAGGATGACAGAACAGTAAAGGGACACTGCAGTGTCCAGGGGTGATGGTGAGGGTGACACACCTCCTCTTTGGCAGCAGGATTGGCCCTGAACACAAAATGTCCAACCTGTCAGTGACAGAGGCTTTGTGCAGATTGTGCACTGCATTCCACTCTTCAAACATCCacaatttctcatttctcaggACCACCACAACACCAAACGTTATAGATAGCTATACACAGCTCAGAGGTTGAGCTTCAACTCCTCCAAACAATGGATTCACAATTTCTCTTGAATATAGCCAAGGAGGAACAAATGGAATGAGTCAAACAGAATTCCCTTGGGAATGTGAAGTATAACACTTTAATCATGACTGCACCTACCTAAGCCATCATCTTCCAGTAAAGCAGAGAAGGTAACTTCAATTATCATTCCTGCAAGCTCACCTTAAAAAGGAACTGTTCTGTCTTCTTACAAGTGCATGTTCTCTTCAAAAGggaatacacacacacaaaatcttatatggaaaagaaaaaaaatttataagggagcttttaaaatgcaacttAATCACACACTCACCATAAACAGTCACTAACATTTAAACAGCcacatcttgccttgcaaagGATGTGCAGGCCCCAGGCCTTTTTCGATCTTAAGCATTTGGACAGAGTTCAAAATGTTTCAAGGCTACAAGCATCTGGCTGCGTATCAGATGCCTTTGCACAAAATCAGAGCATCTCTATGCCCTGCTGCAAGATAGGAGGAGGGAGATGCTAATCTCTGACCTTAGACACAAGTCCAAAGAATGGAACGAAGCCCAAACAACAGTGatttaacattttcattccTGTTTGGTATCCACTCAACAGAACACAATAACCTCCTTTTACGTGGATGGGGTGAGCATCACCTGAGAAGCTGCTTTAGCTCCCTGCCAACTCATAGCCTTGAAATATGTATGGGCAGACATTTTCCTCTTGACTGCTCACTGGCCAGAACTCCGTCAAAATGTAACAAAAGCTGCCAAAATGTCATTTGTTTGTTATACAAAATACAATTTCAAGAACTAAGTAAGGACAGTGGATACCTCTTGTAAGAACCTCCAAAGTTTTAGCCAGACCCCATTTTAAAGATTGTCACTGAACTGACCAAACACAGCTCTAATACTGAAATTACTGACAGCCACTTTGTTGTTCTTTGCTTAGATCAGCGCTCCATCTCCGAGACATAATGCCATCTCAGAAGTGTCTGCTCAGCTCCTTTCAAAGGACATAACAAAGGAGACCCTGCAGCCTCCACAGCCAACTCAAGGGCTTTGCTCTCCTTCTGCTTGGACATTTGTTTTAAGTCCCCCACAAACTGATTCTATCACACCACTACACCTCTCCTGAAGCAGATCCAGCAGTAACACAGCTCAGTGACAAACCGTTCCAGTTTCAAATTTCTGCTTACCCCTCATTCATCTGTGCATCAGACTAAGCCAGTTCAACTAGTCCAGTGCTGCTGAAGTCAAGCTTTTCAGTCAATACACTCAGCTTACACATCCACCTCTGGCcatccctccccttctccagtGCTCCCTTATCAATAACACCTCTTGGAGCAACACCTCTACCCTCAGCCTTTTGCATTACAATATAGCAATGCTTACACATCACTGGTGACCCACTAACTTGTTCTCATCTTTTCATTTTGGTGTTTTAAACCAAGCAAAATTAGTAGTTCTTTCCCGGAGACAatggaggggaagaaggaaCTATGCCTCTCTCCTCCCAGAGGAAGGACATGATTTCGCTTTCtcagctccttttccatttctacTGCTTTTGATGCTATTTTACTCAGTGGTTTCTCTGCCTGACTTTCCCATCATTTTCTGATCAGAGGTTGTGTGAACTCTTTACAGTTAACCTCTGAATGTCCTGCAAgcacatttcagcattttagtAGGGAGATGATTTTTTGTTACTCCTACAGCAGCTGGTATGGCAGCGGGAAGAATAATTGCATGGACATCACCCTGGTAGCAATGATTTAATTCTGGATGCTCCAAAAGAACCAGCTGGTGCTTCTGTACAGAACTCACTGCCTAGGTGTCTGACTGTCTACCTGGAGTCAGGAGCACTAACAGGAATAGTTCACATGGTGTTTTCTCTGTCCTTGAGACCACCCAACCCTAGAGCTGTCACAAGGGAAGAGATTAAAAGGAATCAGATGTTAAAATCACTACTGAGACTATTAGAGAACCAAATCAAATGGTCCTGCAGTGGCATTTCATACAGACACAGTTATTATGAGCAATACCAGGGTGTGCAAAACTATGGCTGTACAGCTGTCAGGAACAAATAGCCCACTCTGGCAGGAAGCTTTGAAAATTACCCAATTTGAGCCTAATTCACTTTAGGGAGACAAAGAAAGCATTACCTAAATGACACTGAGTACTTCAAAAGAACCTCTTTAACAAAGATGAAGTGACAATAAAAGCCCTCACAAGCAAGATTACATCTCAGGTAGAGGAACAGGTTGCTTCTCTTCTGCTCTCTAGCACACGCTCCTGAAGAATGGCTCTTCTATTTTATTCAGCCTTTCATTCTGAGGATAAAacaatttgttattttaatataaCCTCCAGCAAAGCCACAGAATACAAACTGCAGCCCAATCACAACCAGGCAGTCACAAAATTGCAAAGACACGTTAGTCTTTCTAGTAAACCAACTTCTTTTGTCGGAAGAAttacaagaaaattaatatttgattCTCCCAGACTAACACAATATCGATGTTACACATAACCCTGAGCctcattctatttttttccaaagtcaTTAAGAAAGTTCTCCTGCTTCAGTTAAAATTGAATCAGGACTTCAGTTAGTAAGGTGGGCTGTGGGTGGTTTTGGTACAAGGATCTGTTAAGAATATCTCCAAATTCATGCTTAGAAATAACACTATACTATGGAATAGTCATAGGCTTTTTTCACAGATCACATACTCACTCAGGAACACTGCATGCTCTCTAATTTATTGCCCTCTATGATCAAGAATGTGAgaatttcttcagtttcttcaccagaaactgaagaaaatatatttgtgcaATATAAAAATTTGCCCTTTCTGAAGCCTGctgaaacacaaaccaaaagaaTTACTATGCTGGTTTCACAAAACCAACTTGGCTGggcctttttcttctcccaaacCTGACAAAAACCCATCACCATGCAGACATGAGACCATTTCTCCAGCCAGCCCAGTCATGACTTTGTCTCACCCATCCCACTCACATACACTGAGCAAGAATTTAGTTTTGCATTCCTGAAATGCTCCAGAATCACCTTCCTGGTCATTCAGTGAACCAGGTCAGGGAACTGGCGCAGCTGAAAACAAACCCATTTTCCCACTGGCTGTTTTCAGGTGGCAGGTTCACTGTGCAGCACTGGAGATGCCTGGggaaggtgaaaaaaataaaaataaaaaatagaatcTGTAAGCA
This Serinus canaria isolate serCan28SL12 chromosome 15, serCan2020, whole genome shotgun sequence DNA region includes the following protein-coding sequences:
- the CCDC92 gene encoding coiled-coil domain-containing protein 92, coding for MATSTLENQLQSAQKNLLFLQREHTNTLKGLHAELRRLQQRCTDLTYELTVKSSDSSESGGSRSDELKSKCKDLEAQLKIKEAENTELLKELEQKNAMIMVLENTIKEREKKYLEELKMKSHKLNMLSSELEQRASTIAYLTSQLHAAKKKLMSASGTSEGTPSGSPVLSSYKPSPPKDKLPETPRRRMKKSLSTPLNPEFEEAYRIGSESRKLVLREPVDAMPDPTPFLLARETAEVQLIKERPLVIPPIPSDRAPGESHSPAREKPHKAHIGVAHRIHHAAPTQPPQEVETLAVDQVHGSKVVRKHSGTDRTV